The Candidatus Binatia bacterium genome segment GGTCAGCATCGGCACGGGGCTCCACTATAATCCGCTGACGAATCACGACGGGGCCGTCTGGTGGGTGCGCGAGGCCGCCGATTGGACGATGAAACACTCCGAGGACCCCGCGACGATCGCAAAGGCGCAGGCGCTCCTGCAGCGCGTGAACTCCGAAGGCGATCCGGCCCAACTCGCGAGCCTTGCCGACGCCGACGCGACCGCTAACGTCCGCGCCTATCCGGGCGACGTGGATGCGTTGCTCGTTGCGGTCGAGGCTGCTTGGCGCGGGTGGCTGCTCACGCAAGATGCGGGGTGGCGATCGCTCGCGCTCGCGCGGGCCGCCGCCCCGAGCTTTCCGGTCGCGCACCTCCCGACGACCTGGGGCAACGAGCTGGTGAACGCGGCGAAGTCGGCATCCTCGGGCCAAGGCTATACCGCTGCCGACGTGCAGAACGCGCAGGCGTTTCTCGCGCGGCTGAAAGCGGTAGACCCAATGCGCGTCATCGCGACGATCAACGCGGTGCCGCACGATGCCTACCTCACGACGCTCGCGCCGGCCGACGAGTACTTCGGTCCGATGAACATGTCGATTCTCGAGATCGAGAACCGGCTCAAGCACATCAACGTCATGCTCGACTACAACTGGGGCAACCAGGAGAGCGACCCGACGACGCAGGTAGCGCACGCGATCGTGGACATGCAGAAGGTCTACCCGCGCGATCGCGATCTTCCGATGCTTATCTACTGGTGCTATACGACGCTGCAGCGCATGACCGACCCGCAGTCGCACCAGACCGCGCAGGCGCTCAAGGCGATCCTGACCGTCGAGTATCAAGACAGCGCGCAAGCCCGCAAGCTCCTGGGAACGTAGGGTGAGCGCGGAGCAGGTCGCGCGGGCGCTCGAACGTTACGATCGTTCGAGCCTGACGCTCTGCTCGATCGGAAGCCACTCGGCGCTCGAGGTAGCGTACGGCGCGCGCCTGCAGGGCTTGCGCAATCTCGTCGTCACCGCGAAGGGGCGCGAGCAGACCTACCTGCGCCATTTTGCGGCGCGCGCGTTGCCGGTGCGCCGCGGCTGCGTCGACGCCGTCGTCGAACTCGAGTCGTTCGCGGAGATTCTGCGCGACGACGTGCAGAAGCGGCTGCTCGCCGAGAACTGCCTCTTCGTCGCCAATCGTTCGTTCGAAGTCTACTTGCGGCAGAAGCACGAGTACGACGAGATCGAGCGCCGGATGCTCGTGCCGTTTTTTGGCAACCGTGGCTTGCTGCGCGCCGAGGAGCGGACCGCCCAGGCGCAGCGTGGCGCGGCAGATCAGTACGCGCTCTTGCGCGAGGCCGGGATCCGGCATCCGCAGCAGTTCGCATCACCCGAGGCGATCGACCGGCTCGTGATGGTGAAGGCGCCGCACGCCCGCGTGAGCTTCGAGCGCGCCTTCTTTCTCGCGTCGTCGCCGGCCGAGTACGCGGAAACGAGCGCGCGGCTCATAGACGCGGGCGTGTTGACGAGCGAAGGGCTCGCGGGTGCGGTGATCGAGGAGTACGCCCTCGGGCCGTCGGTCAACCTGAATTTTTTCTACTCGCCGTTGCTCGGCGAACTCGAACTGATGGGAACGGATACCCGGCGGCAGACGAATCTCGAGGGCCTCCGGAACGTTCCGCCGTCGGCGCTCGACGCCGTGCGCGGCGTTGCGATGCGCCTGGAAGAGGCGGGTCATATCGCCGCGACGATCCTGGAATCCATGCTCGAGCCCGCGTTCGAGATGGGCGAGCGGTTCGTCGCGGCGGCGCGCGCGATGGCGGCGCCCGGCGTCATCGGACCGTTCGCGCTGCAGTGCGTCGTCACGGCCGGTCCGCCCAAGGAGCTGGTCTGTTACGACGTCTCGCTGCGGATACCGGGGTCGCCCGGAACGCGCTACACGCCCTACTCGGCCTACCGCTGGGGGCGCGACGTCTCGGTCGGGGAGCGGATTGCGATGGAAGTCGTCATGGCGCGCGACACCGATCGGCTCGAAGAGGTGTTGACGTAGGAATGATTACTTTCAAAGGAACGCCCATGACGCTCGCCGGCCCGCAACTCCGCGCCGGCGATCCCGCCCCCGAGTTTACCTTGACCGCCGGCGATCTCTCGGCCGTCAACCTCGATGAGCTGTTGGACGAGGGTAAGCGTGCGGCGATGCTGATCGTCGTGCCGTCGCTCGACACGAGCGTCTGCTCGATCGAGTCCGCGAAGTTCAACGCTCGCATCGGCGAGCTGCCCGGCGACGTCGTCGTGGCAGTCGTCAGCATGGATCTCCCGTTCGCGCAGACGCGCTGGTGCGGGGCGCAGGGCGACGTGAAACTCCAGATGCTTTCCGATTACCGCGATCGCAGCTTCGGCCGAAACTACGGTCTCCTGATCGAAGAGCTCGGCCTGCTCGCGCGCGCCATCGTGGTCATCGGGAAGGACCGCCGCGTCGCCTACGTCCAGATCGTCCCCGAAGTCGCGAGCGAGCCCGATTACGACGCGGCGCTCAACGCCGCCGCAAACGCCGGCTAAGTGCCGCAGACGCTCTTCGTCCTGGACTTCGGCGCGCAGTACGCGCAGCTGATCGCTCGGCGCACGCGCGAGCTCGGCGTCTACTGCGAGATCGTTCCGCACGACGTCCCGTGGCGAGAGTTGGAGCGACGTAACCCCGCGGCCCTCATCCTCTCCGGCGGGCCGGAGAGCACGCTCGCGGCGGGTGCGCCCGACATGGACGAAGCGATCGTGCGCTCCGGCCTGCCGATGCTCGGCATCTGCTACGGCATGCAGCTGCTCGCGCGAAAGACCGGCGCCGAGCTCGTGCCGCTCGATCACGCCGAGTACGGCCCGGCGACCCTCGTGGTCGAAAATCGCGAGACGCCGCTCTTCGACGACGTCCCCGCCGAGTCGCGCGTCTGGATGTCGCACGGCGACTCCGTCGTCTCGCTGCCGCCCGGCTACGTCGCGCTGGCTTCGACGCAGCGCTGCAACGTTGCCGCGATCGGCAATCCCGAGAAGCGCATCTACGGCGTGCAGTTTCATCCCGAGGTCGTGCACACCAGATATGGCCGCACGATTCTCGGGAACTTTCTCGGCGGGGTCGCGGGTCTGGCGCGCGACTGGAAGATGGAGTCGTTTCTCGAGCGCTGCGTCGGCGAGATTCGCGAGCGCGTCGGGAGCGACAAGGTGATCTGCGCGCTCTCGGGCGGCGTCGACTCGGCCGTTGCGGCGACGCTCGTCTCGCGCGCCGTCGGCGAGCAGCTGACCTGCATCTTCGTCGATCACGGCCTCTTGCGCCGAGGCGAGGCGGCCGAGGTGGTCGCCGCGTTTCGCGATCTGCTGCACCTCAACGTCGTCGCGGTGGACGCGCGCGAACGATTTTTGACGAAACTCGAAGGCGTCGAAGATCCCGAACGCAAGCGCATCATCATCGGGCACGAGTTCATCGACGTCTTCGAGCGAGAAGCGGCGAAAATACCCGGCGTCAAGTACCTCGTGCAAGGGACGCTCTACCCCGACGTCATCGAGTCGAAGACGCCCGACAGCAAGGCCGGCGAGAAGATCAAATCGCATCACAATGTCGGCGGGCTGCCGGAGAAGATGGGCCTCGCGCTGATCGAGCCGCTGCGCGCGCTCTTCAAGGACGAAGTTCGCGAGCTCGGGCGCGCGCTCGGGCTCCCGCCCGCAATCGTCAACCGTCAGCCGTTCCCCGGTCCGGGCCTTGCCGTGCGCATCATCGGCGACGTAACCGGCGACCGGCTCG includes the following:
- a CDS encoding DUF1297 domain-containing protein; translated protein: MSAEQVARALERYDRSSLTLCSIGSHSALEVAYGARLQGLRNLVVTAKGREQTYLRHFAARALPVRRGCVDAVVELESFAEILRDDVQKRLLAENCLFVANRSFEVYLRQKHEYDEIERRMLVPFFGNRGLLRAEERTAQAQRGAADQYALLREAGIRHPQQFASPEAIDRLVMVKAPHARVSFERAFFLASSPAEYAETSARLIDAGVLTSEGLAGAVIEEYALGPSVNLNFFYSPLLGELELMGTDTRRQTNLEGLRNVPPSALDAVRGVAMRLEEAGHIAATILESMLEPAFEMGERFVAAARAMAAPGVIGPFALQCVVTAGPPKELVCYDVSLRIPGSPGTRYTPYSAYRWGRDVSVGERIAMEVVMARDTDRLEEVLT
- the tpx gene encoding thiol peroxidase; the protein is MITFKGTPMTLAGPQLRAGDPAPEFTLTAGDLSAVNLDELLDEGKRAAMLIVVPSLDTSVCSIESAKFNARIGELPGDVVVAVVSMDLPFAQTRWCGAQGDVKLQMLSDYRDRSFGRNYGLLIEELGLLARAIVVIGKDRRVAYVQIVPEVASEPDYDAALNAAANAG
- the guaA gene encoding glutamine-hydrolyzing GMP synthase, with product MPQTLFVLDFGAQYAQLIARRTRELGVYCEIVPHDVPWRELERRNPAALILSGGPESTLAAGAPDMDEAIVRSGLPMLGICYGMQLLARKTGAELVPLDHAEYGPATLVVENRETPLFDDVPAESRVWMSHGDSVVSLPPGYVALASTQRCNVAAIGNPEKRIYGVQFHPEVVHTRYGRTILGNFLGGVAGLARDWKMESFLERCVGEIRERVGSDKVICALSGGVDSAVAATLVSRAVGEQLTCIFVDHGLLRRGEAAEVVAAFRDLLHLNVVAVDARERFLTKLEGVEDPERKRIIIGHEFIDVFEREAAKIPGVKYLVQGTLYPDVIESKTPDSKAGEKIKSHHNVGGLPEKMGLALIEPLRALFKDEVRELGRALGLPPAIVNRQPFPGPGLAVRIIGDVTGDRLDILREADAIVRAEIDAADLDPRPWQYFAVLTPVKSVGVMGDGRTYANLVAIRAITSEDGMTADWARLPHELLERISARIVNEVRGVNRVAYDITTKPPATVEWE